In Synechococcus sp. A18-25c, a single window of DNA contains:
- a CDS encoding GTP-binding protein encodes MTASATHKSAVPVTILTGFLGAGKTTLLNHILSNQDGLKTAVLVNEFGEIGIDNELVVSTSEDMVELSNGCICCSINGELLDAVERILERPNGVEYLVVETTGLADPLPVAMTFLGSELRDQTRLDSIITLVDAENFGSEILASEVGRSQVIYGDILMLNKTDLVEESRLVALENELREVKKDARILRSVKGEVPLPLLLSVGLFESDRVVSPAQDPSLDHSDCDHDHGHCSHDHDHDHEHHHDHGHSHHDHSHHDHSHDHGSADHLAIEGFTSLSFASPRPFDLRAFQNFLDNQLPESVFRAKGILWFKESERRHVFHLAGKRFSIDDSDWTGERKNQLVLIGRDLEHDILRQQLQACVCDIPE; translated from the coding sequence ATGACGGCCAGCGCGACCCATAAATCAGCAGTTCCGGTGACGATTCTCACCGGGTTCCTAGGGGCTGGCAAAACCACGCTGCTCAATCACATTCTGAGCAATCAAGACGGGCTAAAAACCGCCGTTCTGGTGAATGAGTTTGGAGAAATTGGGATCGACAACGAGCTGGTGGTGAGCACCAGCGAGGACATGGTCGAACTGAGCAACGGCTGCATTTGCTGCTCGATCAATGGCGAACTTCTGGATGCCGTCGAACGGATTCTCGAACGCCCCAATGGCGTGGAGTATCTCGTCGTGGAAACCACAGGGCTAGCGGATCCACTGCCTGTCGCGATGACCTTTCTGGGCAGCGAACTGCGCGATCAGACCAGGCTTGACTCAATCATCACTTTGGTGGATGCCGAGAATTTCGGCTCCGAAATCCTCGCCAGCGAAGTGGGCCGTTCCCAGGTCATCTATGGCGACATCCTGATGCTCAACAAGACTGATCTCGTGGAAGAGAGCCGGCTTGTGGCCCTGGAGAACGAGCTGCGCGAAGTCAAAAAAGATGCCCGAATTTTGCGCTCAGTGAAAGGCGAGGTGCCGCTCCCTTTGCTTCTGAGCGTGGGCTTGTTCGAATCCGACCGGGTGGTGAGTCCGGCCCAGGATCCAAGCCTTGATCACAGCGACTGCGATCACGACCACGGACACTGCAGCCATGACCATGACCATGACCATGAACACCATCACGATCATGGACACAGCCATCACGATCACAGCCATCACGATCACAGCCATGACCATGGTTCTGCCGACCACCTCGCCATTGAGGGGTTCACATCGCTGTCATTCGCAAGCCCTCGCCCTTTCGATCTGAGAGCGTTCCAGAACTTCCTCGACAACCAGCTGCCTGAGAGCGTGTTCCGCGCCAAGGGAATTCTTTGGTTCAAGGAGAGTGAGCGCCGTCATGTGTTCCATTTGGCTGGAAAACGCTTCTCCATCGATGACAGCGACTGGACTGGTGAACGCAAGAACCAACTGGTGCTGATCGGCCGTGACCTGGAACACGACATCCTGAGACAACAGCTTCAAGCCTGTGTCTGCGACATTCCTGAATGA
- a CDS encoding 4a-hydroxytetrahydrobiopterin dehydratase encodes MAALLSAQEKEELGFTLKHWQVTGDRLKRQWQFKNFSEAFAFMTRVALLAETMQHHPNWSNVYNRVTIELTTHDLGGLSDLDAAMAHAIDALL; translated from the coding sequence ATGGCAGCACTGCTCAGCGCACAAGAGAAGGAAGAGCTTGGCTTCACGCTGAAGCACTGGCAGGTGACGGGCGACCGCTTGAAGCGTCAATGGCAGTTCAAGAACTTCAGCGAGGCGTTCGCTTTCATGACCCGGGTAGCGCTGCTGGCGGAAACCATGCAGCACCATCCCAACTGGAGCAACGTCTACAACCGCGTGACGATCGAACTGACCACACACGATCTCGGGGGCCTGAGTGACCTAGATGCTGCGATGGCCCACGCCATCGACGCGCTTCTTTGA
- a CDS encoding carboxypeptidase M32, translating to MIRSATPNAWTRLGEHLKETQLLGSIQSTLYWDQNTRMPSGGAAWRGQQLALLARQLHARQSSQRYADLIADARAEWNASTSSGEAGELKEQARNLDLLEQDLRRQQSLDPALVSALATAKSQGYNLWQQAKAASDFQIFAPALRQMVELRQEQARQLSESRSCWETLAQPFEPDLTLTRLEDLFAPLRSRLPALLDSLPGGPRPASLSWDLTPATQQQLCEQLLQEWGRDSAITCVAASPHPFSITLGPRDFRITTRVVAGQPLSCFLATAHEWGHSLYEQGLPESSHQWFAWPLGQATSMAVHESQSLFWENRVARSQPFSERWWQPFAAAGAPVTSSLDLWQAMNPMAPGCNRVEADELSYGLHILIRTDLELALLEQGMPVEDLPSEWNRRYSELLGVTPANDAEGCLQDVHWSEGLFGYFPSYLLGHLVSAQISEAMTAAIGSPEEHVSRGDVTPLLAWLREHVHPVGRALNAEQLVEQVSGRALSSAPFLTYLDDKIERLQAQGH from the coding sequence ATGATTCGCAGTGCGACCCCCAACGCCTGGACACGCCTTGGCGAGCACCTGAAGGAAACCCAGCTGCTTGGTTCAATCCAGAGCACCCTCTATTGGGATCAGAACACGCGCATGCCCAGCGGCGGTGCAGCTTGGCGTGGCCAACAACTGGCACTGTTGGCTCGTCAGTTGCATGCCCGACAAAGTTCGCAGCGTTATGCCGATTTGATTGCGGACGCTCGCGCTGAGTGGAACGCCAGCACCAGTTCTGGGGAGGCTGGCGAGCTGAAGGAGCAGGCCCGCAACCTTGATCTGCTCGAGCAGGATCTGCGTCGTCAACAGTCGCTGGACCCTGCCTTGGTCAGTGCTCTCGCAACAGCGAAATCCCAGGGATACAACCTCTGGCAGCAAGCCAAAGCGGCATCGGATTTTCAGATCTTTGCACCTGCATTGCGGCAGATGGTGGAGTTGCGCCAGGAACAGGCTCGTCAGTTGTCGGAATCCCGCAGCTGCTGGGAAACCTTGGCGCAACCATTTGAGCCTGATCTCACCCTGACCCGGCTTGAAGACCTGTTCGCACCATTGCGCAGCCGTCTTCCCGCTCTGCTGGATTCGCTCCCAGGTGGGCCCCGTCCTGCTTCGCTCAGCTGGGATCTGACGCCGGCGACGCAGCAACAGCTCTGTGAGCAGTTGCTGCAGGAGTGGGGCCGTGATTCAGCGATCACGTGTGTTGCGGCCTCTCCCCATCCTTTTTCCATCACCCTTGGACCCCGCGACTTCCGCATCACCACCCGGGTGGTGGCAGGTCAACCTCTCTCTTGCTTTTTGGCGACGGCCCATGAGTGGGGACACAGTCTTTACGAGCAAGGGTTGCCGGAATCCAGCCATCAGTGGTTCGCCTGGCCCCTCGGTCAGGCCACGTCGATGGCCGTGCACGAAAGCCAGTCGCTGTTCTGGGAGAACCGGGTGGCCCGTAGCCAGCCGTTCTCGGAGCGCTGGTGGCAGCCTTTTGCCGCCGCCGGAGCCCCGGTGACGTCCTCGTTGGATCTCTGGCAAGCCATGAATCCCATGGCCCCCGGCTGCAATCGTGTGGAGGCTGATGAACTCAGTTACGGGCTACATATTCTGATTCGCACGGATCTGGAATTGGCCCTGCTTGAGCAGGGAATGCCGGTTGAAGATCTGCCCAGCGAGTGGAATCGCCGCTACAGCGAACTGCTCGGCGTGACACCAGCCAACGATGCCGAGGGCTGTCTGCAGGACGTGCATTGGAGTGAAGGCCTCTTCGGTTATTTCCCGTCCTATCTGCTCGGTCATCTCGTCAGTGCCCAGATCAGCGAGGCGATGACCGCAGCGATCGGTTCACCGGAAGAGCATGTGTCTCGGGGGGACGTGACGCCGTTGCTGGCCTGGCTCAGGGAGCATGTGCATCCTGTGGGCCGAGCGTTGAACGCTGAGCAGCTCGTGGAGCAGGTGTC